In one window of Kitasatospora sp. MMS16-BH015 DNA:
- a CDS encoding HAD family phosphatase, protein MLGLPEHIHAYLFDLDGVLTQTAKVHAAAWKDMFDSFLRAEAERTGTPFVPFDPVADYDTYVDGRPRLDGTRAFLDSRGVELPEGRPEDPPGTRSVHGLSSAKNDTVLRMIHEQGVQPYPGSVAYLRRLRELGRPAAVVSSSANCRDVLKAAGIEEYFEVVVDGLTAARDHLPGKPAPDTYLAAARQLATEPAHAAVFEDALAGVASGRAGGFGAVVGVDRTGQADALREHGASLVVTDLAELLGGAE, encoded by the coding sequence ATGCTGGGACTTCCGGAGCACATCCACGCGTACCTGTTCGACCTCGACGGGGTGCTGACCCAGACCGCCAAGGTGCACGCGGCCGCCTGGAAGGACATGTTCGACTCCTTCCTGCGCGCCGAGGCCGAGCGCACCGGCACCCCGTTCGTCCCCTTCGACCCGGTGGCCGACTACGACACCTACGTGGACGGCCGCCCCCGGCTCGACGGCACCCGGGCCTTCCTCGACTCCCGGGGCGTCGAGCTGCCCGAGGGCCGGCCCGAGGACCCGCCCGGCACCCGCAGCGTGCACGGGCTGAGCAGCGCCAAGAACGACACGGTGCTGCGGATGATCCACGAGCAGGGCGTCCAGCCCTACCCCGGCTCGGTGGCCTACTTGCGCCGGCTGCGCGAGCTGGGGCGGCCCGCCGCCGTGGTCTCCTCCTCGGCCAACTGCCGGGATGTGCTGAAGGCCGCCGGGATCGAGGAGTACTTCGAGGTGGTGGTGGACGGCCTGACCGCCGCCCGCGACCACCTGCCGGGCAAGCCGGCCCCCGACACCTACCTGGCCGCCGCCCGGCAGCTCGCCACCGAGCCCGCGCACGCCGCCGTCTTCGAGGACGCCCTGGCCGGGGTGGCCTCCGGCCGGGCGGGCGGCTTCGGCGCCGTGGTCGGCGTGGACCGCACCGGCCAGGCGGATGCGCTGCGCGAGCACGGCGCCAGCCTGGTGGTCACCGACCTGGCCGAGCTGCTCGGGGGTGCCGAGTGA